A window from Gemmatimonas sp. UBA7669 encodes these proteins:
- a CDS encoding acyltransferase, with the protein MIARPGEGHVGAGVTLGAGALVHESAYVDDGASIGAGSRVWHFCHVNGGAVIGARCSLGQNVVVMNGVTVGDNARIQNNVSLYEGVELEDDVFCGPSMVFTNVINPRSSVSRKHEYQRTLVRRGASIGANATIVCGVTIGRHAFIGAGAVVTRDVPDFALMAGVPARRIGWMSEAGHRLDVVGPHAGDATAEELRCPGTGRRYLRRGDMVTPVEEQQ; encoded by the coding sequence ATGATCGCCCGGCCCGGTGAGGGACACGTGGGCGCCGGCGTCACGCTTGGCGCGGGTGCGCTCGTGCACGAGTCGGCCTATGTGGACGATGGCGCCAGCATTGGCGCTGGCTCGCGTGTCTGGCATTTCTGTCACGTCAACGGAGGGGCCGTCATTGGCGCCCGCTGTTCGCTGGGGCAGAACGTCGTCGTCATGAACGGCGTGACGGTGGGTGACAACGCCCGCATCCAGAACAATGTGTCGTTGTACGAGGGCGTCGAGTTGGAAGATGATGTCTTCTGCGGACCGTCCATGGTGTTCACCAACGTCATCAATCCGCGCAGTAGCGTGTCGCGCAAGCACGAGTATCAGCGCACGCTGGTGCGGCGTGGGGCGAGCATTGGTGCCAACGCCACCATCGTGTGTGGCGTGACCATCGGTCGGCATGCCTTCATCGGCGCCGGCGCCGTCGTCACGCGCGATGTGCCCGACTTTGCGCTCATGGCCGGCGTGCCCGCGCGTCGCATCGGATGGATGTCGGAGGCCGGACATCGCCTCGACGTCGTAGGCCCGCACGCCGGTGACGCCACGGCCGAGGAGCTGCGCTGTCCCGGCACCGGCCGACGTTATCTGCGTCGCGGCGACATGGTTACACCTGTTGAGGAGCAGCAGTGA
- a CDS encoding Gfo/Idh/MocA family oxidoreductase: MSEALVPADRRIRLALVGCGRISKNHFDAIAKIPELELVAVCDIVPERAQQAGVAHGVPFFTSIEQMLAEVPSDAVVIATPSGLHPQHGMLAARAGRHVISEKPMAISLAAADALVQACDDNRVHLFVVKQNRLNPPIVLLKRAIDRGRFGRIYMANCTVRWTRPQDYYDQAPWRGTWEFDGGAFMNQASHYVDLVQWLVGPVESVMAKTATLARRIEAEDSGAAVLKFRSGAIGVIEVTMLTFPKNLEGSITILGEKGSVKIGGTAVNRVEHWQFADYDDDDKLVEQANTNPPSVYGFGHEGYYRNVVSVLRGQATPDTDGRAGRKSLELILGIYESAKTGRDVPLPLRVNL, from the coding sequence GTGAGCGAAGCACTCGTGCCCGCCGATCGCCGCATCCGCCTGGCTCTCGTCGGCTGCGGTCGCATCAGCAAGAACCATTTTGATGCCATCGCCAAGATTCCCGAGCTCGAGCTCGTGGCGGTGTGCGACATCGTGCCCGAGCGCGCGCAGCAGGCCGGCGTGGCGCATGGAGTCCCGTTCTTCACCAGCATCGAGCAGATGCTGGCCGAGGTGCCCAGCGACGCGGTGGTGATTGCCACGCCGAGTGGTCTGCATCCGCAGCATGGCATGCTGGCGGCCCGCGCGGGGCGTCATGTCATCAGCGAGAAGCCCATGGCCATCTCGCTGGCCGCGGCCGACGCCCTGGTGCAGGCCTGCGACGACAACCGCGTGCACCTGTTCGTGGTCAAGCAGAACCGGCTCAATCCGCCCATCGTGCTGCTCAAGCGCGCCATCGATCGCGGTCGCTTCGGTCGCATCTACATGGCCAACTGCACCGTGCGCTGGACGCGTCCGCAGGACTACTACGATCAGGCGCCGTGGCGCGGTACCTGGGAGTTCGACGGTGGAGCCTTCATGAATCAGGCCTCGCACTATGTCGACCTCGTGCAGTGGTTGGTGGGCCCCGTGGAAAGCGTGATGGCCAAGACGGCCACGCTCGCGCGGCGCATCGAAGCCGAGGACAGTGGGGCCGCCGTGCTCAAGTTCCGATCGGGCGCCATCGGCGTCATCGAAGTCACCATGCTCACGTTCCCCAAGAATCTCGAGGGCTCCATCACCATCCTCGGCGAGAAGGGCAGCGTGAAGATCGGCGGCACCGCCGTCAATCGCGTCGAGCATTGGCAGTTTGCCGACTACGATGACGATGACAAGCTGGTGGAGCAGGCCAACACCAACCCGCCCAGCGTCTATGGTTTTGGCCACGAAGGCTATTACCGCAACGTGGTGTCGGTGCTGCGTGGTCAGGCCACGCCGGACACCGACGGGCGCGCCGGGCGCAAGTCGCTCGAGCTCATTCTTGGCATCTACGAATCCGCGAAGACCGGCCGTGACGTGCCGCTGCCGTTGCGGGTCAACCTCTAG
- a CDS encoding DegT/DnrJ/EryC1/StrS family aminotransferase, which yields MAVPLLDLKAQHATIRDEVVAALMQVVDQQAFILGDPVAQLECHVAGLSQVKYAAGCANGTDAILLALRALGVGAGDEVITTPFTFFATGGAIHNVGARPVFVDIDPKTYNIDPAQVTPAITSRTKAVIAVDLFGQMAPIEQVAAAAQGLPVIEDAAQSIGASRLIDGRKVMAGEAAAIGTYSFFPSKNLGGYGDGGMMVTQDEALFEALMKLRTHGSRRTYYHEIVGYNSRLDALQAAVLLAKLPHLEGWSAARRRNAAYYDAAFANLAEVTTPFVDPANTSIYNQYTIRVTQRDALQAHLKAQGIGSNVYYPLPLHLQPCFAYLGYREGQCPEAERASKEVLSLPIYPELTTAQLDEVIAAVRGFFGH from the coding sequence ATGGCCGTCCCTCTTCTCGATCTCAAGGCCCAGCACGCGACCATCCGCGATGAGGTGGTCGCGGCGCTCATGCAGGTCGTCGACCAGCAGGCCTTCATTCTTGGCGATCCCGTGGCGCAGCTCGAGTGCCACGTGGCCGGCCTCTCTCAGGTCAAGTACGCCGCGGGCTGTGCCAATGGTACCGACGCCATTCTGCTCGCGCTGCGTGCGCTGGGCGTGGGAGCCGGCGATGAAGTCATCACCACGCCGTTCACGTTCTTTGCCACCGGCGGCGCCATTCACAACGTGGGTGCGCGTCCGGTGTTTGTCGACATCGATCCGAAGACCTACAACATCGATCCGGCGCAGGTCACGCCTGCCATCACGTCGCGCACCAAGGCCGTGATTGCCGTGGATCTCTTCGGGCAGATGGCGCCCATTGAGCAGGTCGCGGCAGCGGCGCAGGGTCTGCCGGTCATTGAAGACGCCGCGCAGTCGATTGGCGCGAGTCGCCTCATCGATGGCAGGAAGGTCATGGCCGGTGAAGCCGCAGCCATCGGCACCTACAGTTTCTTCCCGTCCAAGAATCTGGGCGGCTACGGCGACGGCGGCATGATGGTCACGCAGGATGAAGCGCTCTTCGAGGCGCTCATGAAGCTGCGGACGCACGGCAGCCGCCGCACGTACTATCACGAGATCGTGGGCTACAACAGTCGTCTCGATGCCCTGCAGGCCGCCGTGCTGTTGGCCAAGCTGCCGCATCTCGAAGGCTGGAGCGCCGCGCGTCGTCGCAACGCGGCCTACTACGACGCGGCCTTCGCCAATCTGGCCGAGGTGACCACGCCGTTTGTCGATCCGGCCAACACGTCCATCTACAACCAGTACACCATTCGCGTTACGCAGCGCGATGCACTGCAGGCGCATCTCAAGGCGCAGGGCATCGGCTCGAACGTGTACTACCCGTTGCCGCTTCACCTGCAGCCCTGCTTCGCGTATCTCGGATACCGCGAAGGCCAGTGCCCTGAGGCCGAGCGCGCGTCGAAGGAAGTGTTGTCCCTGCCGATTTATCCCGAGCTCACCACGGCACAGCTCGACGAAGTCATTGCCGCCGTGCGCGGCTTCTTCGGTCACTGA